A single window of Athene noctua chromosome 1, bAthNoc1.hap1.1, whole genome shotgun sequence DNA harbors:
- the CHAMP1 gene encoding chromosome alignment-maintaining phosphoprotein 1, producing MDMLQILRKTTERLECDHCSFRGTDYENIQIHMGTIHPEYCDEMDAAGLGKLIFYQKSAKLFHCHKCFFTSKMYCNVYYHITAQHATPEKWNEKRKEQAEGDSDSSKKSVTLELQKPTLSPESCKPALSPELPKSEPVVSPKLQKSSVSPEPQKSAQVTSSEAEKSAQATSPDTEESAQATSPDPEKLASAVSPDSEKPSPAVSPDPQKPSPAVSPDPQKPSPAVSPDPQKPAPAVSPEPRRHSPAVSPEPRRHSPAVSPEPRRHSPAVSPEPRRHSPGVSPEPRRYSPAVSPEPKKPTPAVSPEPRRYAPAGSPEPRRHSSQMRRPASASSPESRRPAPAVSPDSWRPGPTVSPEPWRSTPHEVQKSSAVSPWAPKPAVSVSIESRRSAPESRRPGPVVSPEPRRLVSDSWKSTSFSESQKSTLVSSEPWKPISSVYPEGWKPVLSPDTWKHSPSVSPELRKSSHTVSSDSWKPSFFPEVRKPGASVSPESWKLSESRKSMFFSETQKSTSAASSEVQKRAHFPEPRKRALFPESRKSSPNVSTDVQKRAVFSEPQNQVSTSAVSTEGQKHVLYSEAQKSALVSPEVQKHALFSEAQKLAPISPEVQEHTSFPESQKSSSPEIQKHGFFTESQKPTPSVSPETPKQAVFTDSQKSAVSPDIQKHAVFSEMQKPAAALSSDVQRHAETTVPSEIQKNILFSEPHKSAPGFSSEPQTPSESGESDFLSHSLDDQKPLDDLFSQDEQSILAKESPDDILYSCPKKKPKKENQENSDSELNSSECGKTEMDSMEIKEQESNSDQEQYDMEPSDYGKESKIDATTPMQPQCVLQFTEEKEAFISEEEIAKYMKRGKGKYYCKICCCRAMKKGAVLHHLVNKHNVQSPYKCKICGKAFLLESLLKNHVAAHGQSLLKCPRCNFESNFPRGFKKHLTHCQSRHSDDTPKKHLDSLEPLEEQL from the coding sequence ATGGACATGTTGCAGATACTACGTAAAACCACAGAGCGCTTAGAGTGTGATCACTGTAGCTTCAGAGGAACGGACTATGAAAACATACAAATTCATATGGGTACCATACACCCAGAGTATTGTGATGAAATGGATGCTGCTGGTTTGGGTAAACTTATATTTTATCAAAAAAGTGCAAAACTTTTTCACTGCCACAAGTGTTTCTTTACCAGCAAGATGTACTGCAATGTGTATTATCACATCACAGCACAGCATGCAACACCCGAGAAGTGGAATGAAAAGCGGAAAGAACAGGCAGAAGGAGATTCAGATTCCTCCAAAAAAAGTGTCACGTTGGAGCTACAGAAACCTACCCTTTCCCCTGAGTCCTGCAAACCTGCCCTTTCTCCTGAACTCCCCAAATCTGAACCTGTTGTTTCCCCCAAGCTTCAGAAATCGTCAGTGTCCCCAGAGCCCCAGAAGTCGGCTCAGGTGACTTCCTCAGAGGCAGAGAAGTCAGCCCAGGCCACGTCCCCAGATACAGAAGAGTCAGCCCAGGCCACATCTCCTGATCCAGAGAAGTTAGCTTCAGCTGTATCCCCAGATTCAGAGAAGCCGTCTCCTGCGGTGTCCCCCGACCCACAGAAGCCATCTCCTGCTGTGTCCCCCGACCCACAGAAGCCATCTCCTGCTGTGTCCCCCGACCCACAGAAGCCAGCTCCGGCTGTGTCTCCAGAGCCCCGTCGGCATTCCCCGGCTGTGTCTCCAGAGCCCCGTCGCCATTCCCCGGCTGTGTCTCCAGAGCCCCGTCGCCATTCCCCTGCTGTATCACCAGAGCCCCGTCGCCACTCTCCTGGTGTGTCTCCGGAGCCCCGCAGATACTCCCCCGCTGTGTCACCAGAGCCAAAGAAACCTACTCCAGCAGTATCCCCCGAACCGCGAAGGTATGCCCCAGCTGGGTCTCCTGAGCCCCGGCGGCATTCTTCTCAAATGCGTAGGCCTGCTTCTGCTTCTTCTCCTGAAAGCCGGAGGCCTGCTCCTGCAGTTTCGCCAGACTCATGGAGACCTGGTCCGACTGTTTCCCCCGAGCCCTGGAGATCTACACCTCATGAGGTGCAGAAGTCTTCCGCAGTTTCTCCCTGGGCTCCAAAGCCTGCCGTGTCAGTGTCCATAGAATCCCGGAGGTCTGCACCTGAGTCTCGAAGGCCTGGCCCTGTTGTGTCACCAGAGCCTAGGAGGCTTGTTTCTGACTCGTGGAAATCTACGTCCTTTTCTGAATCCCAGAAGTCTACTCTTGTTTCTTCTGAGCCGTGGAAACCCATCTCATCTGTTTACCCTGAAGGCTGGAAACCTGTTCTGTCCCCTGACACATGGAAGCATTCTCCCTCTGTTTCTCCTGAGCTTCGCAAGTCTAGTCACACAGTTTCCTCTGACTCTTGGAAgccttctttctttcctgaggtcCGTAAGCCTGGTGCTTCGGTATCTCCCGAATCTTGGAAACTCTCTGAGTCCCGGAAAtctatgtttttttctgaaactcagaaatccacctctgctgcttcctctgagGTTCAGAAGCGGGCTCATTTCCCTGAACCTCGGAAAAGGGCTTTGTTCCCAGAGTCTCGTAAATCTAGTCCTAATGTTTCTACCGATGTCCAGAAACGTGCTGTCTTTTCTGAGCCCCAAAATCAGGTGTCTACTTCTGCTGTTTCTACTGAAGGTCAAAAACATGTCCTATATTCTGAAGCCCAGAAATCAGCTCTTGTTTCTCCTGAAGTCCAGAAGCATGCCCTATTTTCTGAGGCCCAGAAACTTGCTCCAATTTCCCCTGAAGTTCAGGAGCATACTTCCTTTCCAGAATCTCAAAAATCATCTTCTCCTGAAATTCAGAAACATGGCTTCTTCACCGAGTCCCAAAAGCCTACTCCTTCCGTTTCTCCCGAGACCCCCAAACAAGCTGTTTTTACTGACTCCcagaaatctgctgtttcccctGATATTCAAAAGCATGctgtattttctgaaatgcagaagcCTGCTGCTGCTCTATCCTCTGATGTCCAGAGACATGCTGAAACTACTGTACCTTCTGAAATCCAGAAGAACATCCTGTTTTCCGAGCCTCACAAGTCTGCTCCAGGTTTTTCCTCTGAGCCCCAGACACCTAGTGAGTCTGGTGAGAGTGACTTTCTTTCTCACAGTTTAGATGATCAGAAACCACTGGATGATTTATTCTCACAGGATGAACAATCAATATTAGCCAAAGAATCACCAGATGACATCTTATATTCATGCCCAAAAAAGAAGCCCAAGAAGGAAAACCAGGAGAACTCAGATTCTGAACTAAATAGCAGTGAGTGTGGAAAGACAGAGATGGACTCGATGGAGATAAAGGAGCAAGAATCCAACAGTGACCAAGAGCAATATGATATGGAGCCATCTGATTATGGCAAAGAGAGCAAAATAGATGCAACTACTCCCATGCAGCCACAGTGTGTGCTGCAGTTTACTGAAGAGAAAGAGGCTTTCATCTCTGAGGAAGAAATAGCAAAATACATGAAGCGTGGCAAGGGAAAGTATTATTGCAAAATTTGTTGCTGTCGTGCGATGAAAAAAGGTGCTGTCTTGCACCATTTAGTTAACAAGCATAATGTTCAAAGCCCGTACAAATGCAAAATATGTGGCAAAGCTTTTCTCTTGGAGTCTCTTCTTAAAAACCATGTTGCTGCTCATGGTCAAAGTTTGTTGAAGTGTCCACGTTGTAATTTTGAATCAAATTTTCCCCGAGGCTTTAAGAAACATTTAACCCATTGCCAAAGCCGTCATAGTGATGATACACCTAAAAAACACTTGGACAGCCTTGAACCACTTGAAGAACAACTTTAA